A DNA window from Gammaproteobacteria bacterium contains the following coding sequences:
- a CDS encoding amidotransferase, with product MRIHYLQHVPAEGLGAIEDWAQRKGAQLSVTRLYENDALPEPDGFDWLIIMGGPMNIYEESDHSWLIPEKRFIHRAIEAGKVVLGFCLGAQLIADALGARVTRNPETEIGWFEVTPVDSVITSPLDKLLDQPVMAFHWHGDRFEMPPEAQLFAHSEACAHQGFVYDDRVYAFQFHAEVTPKVVATFIEAEGALPYGPYIQTPEAMLADTAPFESMNQRLFAFLDGLADRHS from the coding sequence ATGAGGATTCATTACCTGCAGCACGTGCCCGCGGAGGGCCTGGGCGCGATCGAGGACTGGGCGCAGCGCAAGGGGGCGCAGCTTAGCGTGACCCGTTTGTACGAGAACGATGCGCTGCCCGAACCCGACGGCTTCGATTGGCTCATCATCATGGGCGGGCCGATGAACATCTACGAGGAAAGCGACCATTCCTGGCTGATTCCGGAAAAGCGTTTCATTCATCGCGCCATTGAGGCCGGCAAGGTGGTGCTCGGATTCTGTCTGGGCGCGCAGCTGATCGCGGACGCGCTGGGCGCGCGCGTGACCCGCAATCCGGAAACCGAGATCGGCTGGTTCGAGGTCACGCCGGTCGACTCGGTGATCACATCCCCGTTGGACAAGCTGCTGGATCAGCCGGTGATGGCGTTTCACTGGCACGGCGACCGTTTCGAGATGCCGCCCGAGGCGCAGCTGTTCGCGCACAGCGAGGCCTGCGCTCACCAGGGGTTCGTGTATGACGATCGCGTCTATGCGTTCCAGTTCCATGCCGAGGTGACGCCGAAGGTGGTGGCCACCTTCATCGAGGCCGAAGGGGCGTTGCCGTACGGACCCTACATTCAAACCCCCGAGGCGATGCTGGCGGATACGGCCCCGTTCGAGTCCATGAATCAACGCCTGTTCGCCTTCCTCGACGGCCTGGCCGACAGGCATTCATAA
- a CDS encoding DMT family transporter, translating to MNQRLPVIVLVGASLMWGTMWWPLKQINALGVEGVPLTFGAFGAVTLLLLPMLLSQRRRWAGEGRYLLLIALLGGYANIAFTCAMVYGEVVRVMVLFYLLPVWGVLGGWLFLGERIDRVRALGVALALGGAFLILGGFKSFAGRISWPDLLAVTCGMAFAGNNLVFRARQALPVSSKVAAMLIGCFAIAAPLTLAGIQPWPQVEPLSWVWVAVYGLGWMMIATIGTQWAVTHMEAGRASILIILELVTAVVTATIIGGERMSTIEWLGGGLIVAAALLEAWRDESESPTAAPAG from the coding sequence ATGAATCAAAGACTGCCGGTCATCGTGCTGGTCGGTGCCTCGCTGATGTGGGGCACCATGTGGTGGCCGTTGAAACAGATCAACGCCCTGGGCGTCGAGGGGGTCCCGTTGACCTTCGGGGCGTTCGGCGCGGTCACGCTGCTCCTGCTGCCGATGCTGTTGTCGCAGCGCCGGCGCTGGGCGGGCGAAGGACGCTATCTGCTGTTGATCGCCCTGCTCGGCGGTTACGCCAACATCGCCTTCACCTGCGCCATGGTGTACGGCGAGGTGGTGCGCGTCATGGTGCTGTTCTACCTGCTGCCGGTGTGGGGCGTGCTGGGCGGGTGGCTTTTCCTGGGCGAGCGTATCGACCGGGTTCGCGCCCTGGGGGTGGCGCTGGCGCTGGGCGGCGCCTTCCTGATCCTGGGCGGATTCAAGTCCTTTGCCGGTCGCATCTCCTGGCCGGACCTGCTGGCGGTGACCTGCGGCATGGCGTTTGCGGGCAACAACCTGGTGTTTCGTGCCCGCCAGGCTTTGCCGGTGTCGAGCAAGGTGGCGGCCATGCTGATCGGTTGTTTCGCCATCGCCGCGCCGCTGACCCTGGCGGGCATTCAGCCCTGGCCGCAGGTGGAACCGTTGAGCTGGGTATGGGTGGCCGTGTACGGTCTGGGCTGGATGATGATCGCAACCATCGGCACCCAGTGGGCGGTGACTCACATGGAGGCGGGGCGCGCCTCCATCCTGATCATTCTCGAACTCGTTACCGCCGTGGTCACCGCCACGATCATCGGTGGCGAACGCATGAGCACCATTGAATGGCTGGGCGGCGGGCTGATCGTCGCCGCCGCGTTGCTGGAGGCCTGGCGTGATGAGTCCGAGTCGCCAACCGCCGCGCCAGCCGGCTGA